In Luteibaculum oceani, one DNA window encodes the following:
- the lptE gene encoding LPS assembly lipoprotein LptE, with the protein MRILQIAFFGLVVLCLNSCRVSYSFSGADIPAEAETFSVDYFTSTAALVSPNFNQQFTEALKDLLLAQTPLDIVRSNGDIMFSGTIVKYETRPVAAQGNQTAALDRFTIEVEVSYINRIEPDKNFEKRFSRFVDFESQRNFSDVEEGLAQEITEQLIQEIFNASVGNW; encoded by the coding sequence ATGAGGATACTACAAATCGCATTTTTTGGCCTAGTCGTTCTTTGCTTAAACAGTTGCAGGGTTTCTTATTCCTTTTCGGGGGCAGACATTCCGGCGGAAGCAGAAACATTTTCCGTAGACTATTTCACCAGTACCGCTGCCTTGGTATCTCCAAATTTTAACCAACAATTTACCGAGGCCCTTAAAGATTTGTTACTCGCTCAAACGCCTTTAGATATCGTGCGAAGCAACGGAGACATTATGTTTTCGGGTACCATAGTAAAATACGAAACCCGTCCCGTAGCAGCCCAAGGAAACCAAACTGCGGCACTGGATAGATTTACCATAGAAGTAGAAGTTTCTTATATAAATAGGATAGAACCTGATAAAAATTTTGAAAAACGTTTCTCAAGATTCGTAGATTTCGAATCGCAACGAAATTTTAGTGACGTTGAAGAAGGATTAGCGCAAGAAATAACCGAGCAACTAATCCAAGAAATTTTTAATGCCTCGGTTGGTAATTGGTAA
- the secG gene encoding preprotein translocase subunit SecG: MNTAIFILIILACLLLALIILIQNPKGGGLDSSFGSASQLGGVQKTTDFLEKATWGLAIFIVVLSLVASMNTGSGDGVTGGDETYRDELPQAPVQE; the protein is encoded by the coding sequence ATGAACACCGCCATTTTCATTCTAATCATCCTAGCATGTTTACTGCTAGCGCTTATTATTCTAATTCAAAATCCTAAAGGGGGTGGATTAGATTCGAGCTTTGGATCAGCAAGCCAGCTGGGCGGAGTTCAAAAAACAACCGACTTTTTAGAGAAAGCCACTTGGGGACTAGCGATTTTTATCGTGGTTTTAAGTTTAGTAGCTTCAATGAACACTGGATCTGGCGACGGAGTAACCGGTGGAGATGAAACCTACAGAGACGAGCTACCTCAAGCTCCAGTTCAGGAGTAA
- a CDS encoding co-chaperone GroES, translated as MSVNVKPLSDRVLVEPAVAEEKTAGGIIIPDTAKEKPQKGKIVAVGNGKKDEPITVKVGDSVLYGKYAGTEINIEGKDYLIMRESDIFAIV; from the coding sequence ATGTCAGTAAACGTTAAACCACTAAGCGACCGTGTTTTGGTTGAGCCAGCAGTTGCAGAAGAGAAAACTGCGGGAGGAATTATTATTCCAGATACAGCAAAAGAAAAACCACAAAAAGGTAAAATCGTTGCTGTAGGTAATGGAAAAAAAGATGAGCCTATCACCGTTAAAGTGGGCGACAGTGTGCTTTATGGTAAGTATGCTGGTACCGAAATTAACATCGAAGGGAAAGATTATTTAATCATGCGCGAATCTGACATTTTCGCAATTGTCTAA